From one Thermatribacter velox genomic stretch:
- a CDS encoding (2Fe-2S) ferredoxin domain-containing protein: MFTISVCVGSSCHLKGAYEIIKICQELLEKHQLEGKVELKGTFCCGKCSEQGVTVIINGETLSGVLPSNFEEVFQEKVLKEIQNERH, from the coding sequence ATGTTCACGATTAGTGTTTGTGTGGGAAGTTCCTGCCACCTTAAGGGAGCTTACGAAATAATCAAGATATGCCAGGAGCTCCTCGAAAAACACCAGCTTGAGGGAAAAGTGGAGCTTAAAGGAACTTTCTGTTGCGGCAAGTGCAGTGAACAGGGAGTAACAGTAATCATCAATGGAGAAACACTGAGCGGTGTCTTGCCTTCCAATTTTGAAGAAGTTTTCCAAGAAAAAGTGTTGAAGGAAATCCAAAATGAGCGTCATTAA
- a CDS encoding MBL fold metallo-hydrolase: protein MKITWFGHAFFLAETAEGIRIAFDPFDSSVGYPLPEVTADLVCVSHDHYDHNNVALIKGNPRIVNQSGSIKYNGITISAFKTFHDEERGRKRGENLVYRVEADGIVLLHLGDLGDIPPAGEIEAWKPVDIVFVPVGGVYTIDHNQAHRLVTQINPRVIVPMHYKTPYLSFALNAVDPFLKLFPRVRRFETSTLEVTKESLPQQEEVWLPKVP, encoded by the coding sequence ATGAAAATTACCTGGTTTGGTCATGCTTTTTTCCTGGCGGAGACTGCAGAAGGTATTCGCATAGCCTTTGACCCCTTTGATAGCAGCGTTGGTTATCCTCTTCCGGAAGTTACAGCTGACCTTGTTTGTGTGAGTCACGACCACTATGACCACAATAACGTTGCTCTGATTAAAGGGAATCCTCGCATAGTGAATCAAAGTGGAAGTATAAAATATAACGGAATCACCATTTCGGCCTTCAAAACCTTTCATGATGAAGAAAGAGGAAGAAAAAGAGGCGAAAACTTGGTGTACAGAGTCGAGGCAGATGGTATTGTGCTCTTACATCTTGGTGACCTGGGAGATATTCCACCTGCTGGCGAGATAGAAGCTTGGAAACCGGTGGATATCGTCTTTGTGCCAGTAGGGGGAGTGTATACCATCGATCATAACCAAGCGCACCGGTTAGTTACTCAAATCAACCCCCGTGTTATAGTGCCCATGCATTATAAAACACCATACCTTAGTTTTGCCCTTAACGCAGTTGACCCTTTCTTGAAATTATTTCCCAGGGTGCGCCGTTTTGAAACTTCCACCCTGGAAGTTACTAAGGAAAGTTTGCCTCAGCAGGAAGAAGTGTGGCTACCCAAAGTTCCTTAA
- a CDS encoding TrpB-like pyridoxal phosphate-dependent enzyme, with product MIENHITLKKSEMPTVWYNILPDLPRPLDPPLHPLTKQPVAPQDLEPIFPPSLIAQEVSSENFIDIPGEVLDIYRLWRPTPLIRALRLEKALRTPARIYYKYEGVSPAGSHKPNTAVAQAYYNKKDGTKRLTTETGAGQWGSALAMACQFFGIECTVYMVKVSYEQKPYRKVLMQTWGASVFPSPSERTKAGRDILAKDPNSLGSLGIAISEAIEDAVNTPNSKYSLGSVLNHVLLHQTIIGEEARLQLEKAGESFPDIVIGCVGGGSNFGGILFPFMRDKLKGTRDFRAIAVEPVACSSLLKGKYDYDYGDVAKNTPLLKMHTLGHDFIPPAIHAGGLRYHGMAPIISLLYDTGYIEAQAYHQSEVFEAALLFARTEGIVVAPESAHAVKACIEEAKKCAEKGEEKVILFNLSGHGFLDLGAYDKFLNEGLPDVSE from the coding sequence ATGATAGAAAACCATATTACGCTTAAGAAATCCGAAATGCCCACTGTTTGGTACAACATTTTGCCAGATCTTCCCCGCCCCCTGGATCCCCCTTTGCATCCTTTAACCAAGCAGCCGGTGGCACCGCAAGATCTCGAACCCATTTTTCCACCAAGCCTTATTGCTCAGGAAGTAAGCAGCGAAAACTTCATTGATATCCCAGGGGAAGTTCTGGATATCTACCGTTTATGGAGACCCACTCCCTTAATTCGAGCATTGAGACTTGAGAAAGCACTAAGGACTCCTGCTCGCATTTATTACAAGTATGAAGGGGTAAGCCCTGCGGGAAGCCACAAACCCAATACTGCGGTAGCGCAGGCTTATTACAACAAAAAGGATGGCACCAAAAGATTGACTACCGAGACTGGAGCTGGGCAGTGGGGTTCGGCACTGGCCATGGCCTGCCAGTTTTTTGGCATAGAGTGTACGGTGTATATGGTCAAGGTGAGCTACGAACAAAAACCTTACCGCAAAGTCCTTATGCAGACCTGGGGCGCAAGTGTATTTCCCAGTCCCAGCGAGCGTACTAAAGCAGGAAGGGATATTTTAGCTAAAGACCCCAATTCCCTCGGTAGTCTGGGTATCGCCATTAGCGAGGCCATTGAGGATGCAGTTAACACCCCCAATTCCAAATACAGCCTGGGAAGCGTTTTGAACCACGTTTTATTGCATCAAACCATAATTGGTGAGGAAGCTCGCTTGCAGCTTGAGAAGGCAGGAGAGTCTTTTCCGGACATTGTCATTGGTTGCGTAGGTGGAGGAAGTAACTTTGGTGGGATTCTGTTCCCATTTATGCGCGATAAACTGAAAGGGACCAGAGATTTTAGGGCCATCGCAGTTGAGCCCGTTGCTTGCTCATCGCTACTTAAGGGTAAATACGATTACGATTATGGAGATGTAGCCAAAAACACGCCGCTTTTGAAAATGCACACCTTAGGGCATGATTTCATACCTCCTGCCATTCACGCTGGAGGCTTGCGCTATCACGGCATGGCACCCATTATAAGCCTTCTTTACGACACAGGATACATCGAGGCTCAGGCCTATCACCAGAGTGAAGTGTTTGAAGCAGCACTGCTTTTTGCCAGGACTGAGGGCATCGTCGTGGCACCAGAAAGTGCTCATGCGGTTAAGGCCTGTATTGAGGAAGCGAAAAAATGCGCAGAAAAAGGAGAAGAAAAGGTAATCCTCTTTAACCTCAGCGGTCACGGCTTCCTGGATTTGGGAGCTTATGATAAATTCCTGAACGAGGGACTCCCTGACGTATCGGAATAA
- a CDS encoding radical SAM protein, protein MKKRILVANPWIYDFTAYDLWLKPLGLLFIASHLKNAGFEVELLDCLDRSHPGMPDASNRGPKRLREFGCGGYYKEILPRPDCLRNIPRHFGRFGIPLSEVKKDLSQRKPFDVAFITCGMTYWYPGAVLLKEVIKEIWPSCQVVLGGIYPALCPEHAKKWGFDAVIASCDPVQVLQEVGIILESNLQVRTAEEFFSTSPWYSLYKRLFYGVIITSVGCPFHCSYCASRTLWPSFLRRDSTLVVQEIETLYHTFGVRDFAFYDDALLFQAQEGFLQLLEEIIKLDLPLRFHLPNGVHACFLEPQVARMMYRANFKTLRIALETTSPEIQKITGNKVDNRTFESAVASLRRVGFSPQEIEVYLLFGFPGPSSEDYLSSVEYVRRLGLRPRISLYSPVPGSVDFEKLARIYPEIRDEPLLHNKIAYLYYTGQNELYATLQKLCSQPL, encoded by the coding sequence ATGAAAAAGAGAATTCTGGTTGCTAACCCCTGGATTTATGACTTTACAGCGTATGACCTCTGGTTGAAACCTCTGGGGCTCCTTTTTATTGCTTCACACCTTAAAAACGCAGGTTTTGAGGTTGAACTCCTGGATTGCCTGGACCGCAGTCATCCTGGAATGCCTGATGCAAGCAACAGGGGTCCGAAACGCCTACGCGAGTTTGGTTGCGGTGGGTATTACAAAGAAATCCTTCCCCGTCCGGATTGCTTGAGAAACATTCCCCGTCACTTTGGAAGGTTTGGCATTCCTCTTTCGGAGGTAAAAAAAGACCTGAGCCAGCGAAAACCCTTTGACGTTGCGTTTATAACCTGTGGAATGACCTACTGGTATCCAGGAGCAGTGCTTTTGAAAGAAGTAATCAAGGAAATCTGGCCATCCTGTCAGGTAGTACTGGGAGGTATTTACCCTGCCTTGTGTCCAGAGCACGCAAAAAAGTGGGGATTCGATGCAGTTATTGCTTCCTGTGACCCTGTCCAGGTACTTCAGGAAGTGGGCATTATCTTAGAAAGTAATCTTCAGGTTCGCACGGCTGAAGAATTTTTCTCAACATCACCCTGGTACTCGCTTTATAAACGACTCTTTTACGGTGTGATTATAACTTCGGTGGGATGTCCTTTCCACTGCAGCTATTGTGCTTCGCGTACTCTCTGGCCCTCCTTTCTAAGGAGAGACTCCACTCTGGTTGTGCAGGAAATCGAAACACTTTATCACACTTTTGGAGTCAGGGATTTTGCATTCTATGACGACGCGCTCCTTTTCCAAGCCCAGGAAGGATTTTTGCAGCTTCTTGAGGAAATAATCAAGCTGGATCTTCCCCTGCGCTTTCATCTGCCAAACGGTGTACATGCTTGTTTTCTGGAGCCCCAAGTTGCCAGGATGATGTACAGGGCTAACTTTAAAACCCTGAGAATAGCCCTGGAAACAACTTCACCGGAGATTCAAAAGATAACGGGTAATAAGGTTGATAATCGGACTTTCGAAAGCGCTGTTGCTTCACTGCGGAGGGTCGGCTTCTCACCCCAGGAAATCGAGGTGTATCTGCTCTTTGGTTTTCCTGGTCCTTCATCTGAAGACTATTTGTCTTCGGTGGAATATGTAAGAAGACTGGGTTTGCGTCCCCGCATTTCTCTCTATTCCCCGGTACCGGGGAGTGTGGATTTCGAAAAACTTGCCCGTATTTACCCGGAAATAAGAGATGAGCCACTACTTCACAACAAAATCGCCTATCTCTATTACACTGGCCAAAATGAACTCTACGCCACATTGCAAAAATTGTGTTCTCAACCGTTATAA